CTACCCCTATTTCTATTTCTACTTCTACTTCTACTCGCCTTTCCCCCGTTCTCACGGATGCAAAGTGATCAAACATCAGGTATTGTTTGTATAAATATCTACTTACAGGAGGGGATCATGGGCGATGAGACCATCAACCAGAAAAAGGAGGTCGTTCAGGGAGCCAAGGCTTTGGGTTCCCTCGGCCAGAAGTATGTAAAAGGCAGCAGGGACCGGCTTCTGGCTCCTGTTGCTCACCTGACGACCCTGGGTCGCTCCGTCGCTGGAGCAGCAGCCGCAATTGCTTTTTTGAGCGTTGGATTGATCCTTTTCAACGCTTCAAGTGTAGAAGTTGTGGCCGATAAAATAGCGGTCATTGACAGCCAGACAGTCAACATCCGCAAGTCACCCACCACCAAAGCCAAAGTACTGACCCAGGCACACAACGGCGACAGTTTCGAAATTCTGGAATCAGGGGAGAAATGGACGAACATCCGCTCCGAAGGTGGCCAGCAGGCAGGGTGGGTCGCCAACTCCCTGATCCGGACGAGGACCAGCAAAACCTTTGTATACCGCTACGACATGAAA
This DNA window, taken from bacterium, encodes the following:
- a CDS encoding SH3 domain-containing protein — protein: MGDETINQKKEVVQGAKALGSLGQKYVKGSRDRLLAPVAHLTTLGRSVAGAAAAIAFLSVGLILFNASSVEVVADKIAVIDSQTVNIRKSPTTKAKVLTQAHNGDSFEILESGEKWTNIRSEGGQQAGWVANSLIRTRTSKTFVYRYDMKGYLLFFLGAITAFVLALRFGKRGERERGSWKVGK